One genomic window of Medicago truncatula cultivar Jemalong A17 chromosome 1, MtrunA17r5.0-ANR, whole genome shotgun sequence includes the following:
- the LOC11434604 gene encoding calmodulin calcium-dependent NAD kinase isoform X2, whose amino-acid sequence MEQDGSIGKAIRFTLAASLAGLTAVATASHYRRQTSKVGVDQKIIPQVDKKQSGRLEKIEKFSDYVARQIGFEDASEVPKLCKLAQEYLQKSKACDQSIYAYLANENDSESLYVKLVDEFERCILSYFAFHWKQAPYVALSIDSPPKTRLKEIVLAATRKQRFERVTKNLKVTRVFSTLVEELKTINVGKEVMVPMALSERSPVLLFMGGGMGAGKSSVLKDILKESFWSGADSKPVVVEADAFKESDVIYKALHNRGHYDDMLLTAEYVHKSSTDAASSVLVTALNKGRDVIMDGTLSWEPFFEQTIAMARNVHKYKYRMGVGYRPDEDGTITENYWEQVNEAEEHHTQKPYRIELVGVVCDGYHAVIRGIRRAIMTRRAVRVNSQLKSHKRFANAFPRYCKLVDNARLYCTNDVGVPPKLIGWKDGDNNLLVDPEDIKSLNNVTSLNTEADSIYELHKEPSPVMEPGSVWNDFVLSPSRSSVQKELRESILKIERSIKKSKSVTLL is encoded by the exons ATGGAGCaag ATGGTTCTATTGGTAAAGCCATCCGCTTCACGCTGGCTGCCTCCTTAGCCGGTTTGACTGCCGTGGCCACCGCCTCGCATTACCGGCGACAAACATCCAAGGTGGGAGTAGACCAGAAGATCATTCCCCAAGTAGATAAAAAACAATCTGGTCGTTTAGAAAAGATTGAAAAATTCTCTGACTATGTTG CTAGGCAAATAGGATTTGAAGATGCAAGTGAGGTCCCAAAGTTATGCAAACTTGCCCAAGAATATCTACAAAAATCCAAAGCGTGTGACCAAAGCATCTATGCATATCTTGCCAATGAAAATGACTCTGAATCTCTCTATGTTAAATTGGTTGATGAGTTCGAGAGATGCATCCTCAGTTATTTTGCATTTCATTGGAAACAAGCTCCATATGTT GCATTGAGTATTGATTCTCCACCCAAAACAAGGCTGAAAGAAATTGTTTTGGCAGCTACAAG GAAACAAAGGTTTGAGAGAGTAACCAAGAATCTGAAGGTGACAAGAGTGTTCTCTACTTTGGTAGAAGAGTTGAAAACAATCAATGTCGGTAAGGAAGTCATGGTCCCGATGGCCCTCAGTGAAAGGAGTCCAGTGCTACTGTTCATGGGTGGTGGCATGGGAGCTGGAAAGAGCAGTGTTCTtaaagacattcttaaaga ATCATTTTGGTCAGGAGCAGATTCAAAACCTGTGGTTGTTGAGGCAGATGCTTTTAAGGAGAGTGATGTTATATATAAAGCCCTTCACAATAGGGGTCATTATGATGACATGCTTCTAACAGCTGAATAT GTGCATAAGTCTTCCACTGATGCGGCATCATCTGTACTTGTGACGGCTCTAAACAAAGGGCGAGATGTGATCATGGACGGTACCTTATCATGGGAACCTTTTTTCGAGCAGACTATTGCTATGGCAAGAAATGTTCACAAATATAAATACAGAATGGGAGTAGGGTATAGACCAGATGAGGATGGTACAATTACTGAAAATTACTGGGAGCAAGTGAATGAGGCAGAAGAACATCATACTCAAAAGCCTTATAGAATTGAGCTAGTTGGTGTCGTTTGTGATGGTTATCATGCAGTTATTAGAGGCATTAG GAGAGCTATTATGACAAGGAGGGCAGTGAGGGTGAATTCACAATTGAAATCACACAAAAGATTTGCTAATGCATTTCCAAGATATTGCAAACTTGTTGATAATGCCAGACTCTATTGCACAAATGATGTTGGGGTCCCACCAAAG cttattggGTGGAAGGATGGTGATAACAATCTATTAGTGGATCCTGAAGACATAAAAAGCTTGAACAATGTAACAAGTTTGAATACTGAAGCTGATTCCATCTATGAACTTCACAAGGAACCTAGCCCAGTAATGGAACCTGGTTCTGTTTGGAATGACTTTGTTTTGTCACCTTCAAGGTCAAGTGTTCAGAAAGAGTTAAGGGAATCCATTCTTAAAATAGAAAGGTctatcaaaaaatcaaaaagtgTTACTCTCTTATGA
- the LOC11434604 gene encoding calmodulin calcium-dependent NAD kinase isoform X1 — MEQDGSIGKAIRFTLAASLAGLTAVATASHYRRQTSKVGVDQKIIPQVDKKQSGRLEKIEKFSDYVARQIGFEDASEVPKLCKLAQEYLQKSKACDQSIYAYLANENDSESLYVKLVDEFERCILSYFAFHWKQAPYVVSQALSIDSPPKTRLKEIVLAATRKQRFERVTKNLKVTRVFSTLVEELKTINVGKEVMVPMALSERSPVLLFMGGGMGAGKSSVLKDILKESFWSGADSKPVVVEADAFKESDVIYKALHNRGHYDDMLLTAEYVHKSSTDAASSVLVTALNKGRDVIMDGTLSWEPFFEQTIAMARNVHKYKYRMGVGYRPDEDGTITENYWEQVNEAEEHHTQKPYRIELVGVVCDGYHAVIRGIRRAIMTRRAVRVNSQLKSHKRFANAFPRYCKLVDNARLYCTNDVGVPPKLIGWKDGDNNLLVDPEDIKSLNNVTSLNTEADSIYELHKEPSPVMEPGSVWNDFVLSPSRSSVQKELRESILKIERSIKKSKSVTLL; from the exons ATGGAGCaag ATGGTTCTATTGGTAAAGCCATCCGCTTCACGCTGGCTGCCTCCTTAGCCGGTTTGACTGCCGTGGCCACCGCCTCGCATTACCGGCGACAAACATCCAAGGTGGGAGTAGACCAGAAGATCATTCCCCAAGTAGATAAAAAACAATCTGGTCGTTTAGAAAAGATTGAAAAATTCTCTGACTATGTTG CTAGGCAAATAGGATTTGAAGATGCAAGTGAGGTCCCAAAGTTATGCAAACTTGCCCAAGAATATCTACAAAAATCCAAAGCGTGTGACCAAAGCATCTATGCATATCTTGCCAATGAAAATGACTCTGAATCTCTCTATGTTAAATTGGTTGATGAGTTCGAGAGATGCATCCTCAGTTATTTTGCATTTCATTGGAAACAAGCTCCATATGTTGTTAGTCAG GCATTGAGTATTGATTCTCCACCCAAAACAAGGCTGAAAGAAATTGTTTTGGCAGCTACAAG GAAACAAAGGTTTGAGAGAGTAACCAAGAATCTGAAGGTGACAAGAGTGTTCTCTACTTTGGTAGAAGAGTTGAAAACAATCAATGTCGGTAAGGAAGTCATGGTCCCGATGGCCCTCAGTGAAAGGAGTCCAGTGCTACTGTTCATGGGTGGTGGCATGGGAGCTGGAAAGAGCAGTGTTCTtaaagacattcttaaaga ATCATTTTGGTCAGGAGCAGATTCAAAACCTGTGGTTGTTGAGGCAGATGCTTTTAAGGAGAGTGATGTTATATATAAAGCCCTTCACAATAGGGGTCATTATGATGACATGCTTCTAACAGCTGAATAT GTGCATAAGTCTTCCACTGATGCGGCATCATCTGTACTTGTGACGGCTCTAAACAAAGGGCGAGATGTGATCATGGACGGTACCTTATCATGGGAACCTTTTTTCGAGCAGACTATTGCTATGGCAAGAAATGTTCACAAATATAAATACAGAATGGGAGTAGGGTATAGACCAGATGAGGATGGTACAATTACTGAAAATTACTGGGAGCAAGTGAATGAGGCAGAAGAACATCATACTCAAAAGCCTTATAGAATTGAGCTAGTTGGTGTCGTTTGTGATGGTTATCATGCAGTTATTAGAGGCATTAG GAGAGCTATTATGACAAGGAGGGCAGTGAGGGTGAATTCACAATTGAAATCACACAAAAGATTTGCTAATGCATTTCCAAGATATTGCAAACTTGTTGATAATGCCAGACTCTATTGCACAAATGATGTTGGGGTCCCACCAAAG cttattggGTGGAAGGATGGTGATAACAATCTATTAGTGGATCCTGAAGACATAAAAAGCTTGAACAATGTAACAAGTTTGAATACTGAAGCTGATTCCATCTATGAACTTCACAAGGAACCTAGCCCAGTAATGGAACCTGGTTCTGTTTGGAATGACTTTGTTTTGTCACCTTCAAGGTCAAGTGTTCAGAAAGAGTTAAGGGAATCCATTCTTAAAATAGAAAGGTctatcaaaaaatcaaaaagtgTTACTCTCTTATGA
- the LOC11431284 gene encoding CRM-domain containing factor CFM3A, chloroplastic/mitochondrial, producing the protein MALLPTRQLHPFHTSPNFHHSIRFFTTISSSSIQKSFIFKTPTKNFTYLSSKNPIFHLKSFCTDTWLKRWNEQNRPKPPRGVLNYQGSGNGHSSKSDFDSSDDEDFGGSRMDRIVEKLKKFGYESDENENIKEEGVIEKGSMEDIFYVEEGMLPNTRGGFSPESPFGIGSYGSGDGGEVRFPWEKPVVDEEVEERTSSRKKSKTSMAELTLPESELRRLLKLTFMKKHKTRIGGGGVTQAAVDKIHERWKTSEIVRLKFEGDAALNMKRMHEILEKKTGGLVIWRSGNSVSLYRGVSYKDPSIQQNKQLYRKNEKSLKFLSAPSDDFEVEPSEFTTDSETKTSLEKLESTNDQKEKVNLPKISYEDEVDKLLDGLGPRYTDWPGCEPLPVDADMLPPTVPGYQPPFRVLPFGVRPTLGFKEATSLRRIARGLPPHFALGRNRQLQGLAAAMIKLWEKSSIAKVALKRGVQLTTSERMAEEIKKLTGGIILSRNKDFLVFYRGKNFLSPDVTQALLEREKMAKSMQDEEEQARLRASSLILPAINTSELSAEAGTLGETLDADAKWGKTLDECHEQKVMREVEQLRHANIVRKLEEKLSLAERKIRRAERALMKVEVSLKPSETRADPESITDEERFMFRKLGLRMKAFLLLGRRGVFDGTIENMHLHWKYRELVKIIVKANNFEHVKKIALALEAESGGVLVSVDKVSKGYSILVYRGKDYQRPSMLRPKNLLTKRKALARSIELQRHEALSSHISTLQSKVEKLRSEIEQIEKVKEEGDEALYNRLDSAYSTDDDNSEAEDEEEEVEAYLQSDNDENDSEVESDAIYFQPEEFASQS; encoded by the exons ATGGCTCTTCTTCCCACTCGCCAACTTCACCCATTTCACACTTCTCCTAACTTCCATCATTCTATCCGTTTCTTCACcacaatttcttcttcttcaattcaaaaaagcttcattttcaaaacacccacaaaaaatttcacttatctttcttcaaaaaatcccatttttcacCTTAAGAGTTTCTGCACTGATACATGGTTAAAACGCTGGAATGAACAAAATCGCCCGAAACCGCCTCGCGGGGTTTTGAATTATCAAGGTTCTGGAAATGGGCATTcatcaaaatctgattttgATAGCTCTGATGATGAAGATTTTGGTGGTAGTAGAATGGATAGAATTGTtgagaaattgaagaaatttggGTATGAAAGTgatgaaaatgagaatataaaagAAGAAGGAGTGATAGAAAAAGGGTCAATGGAGGATATATTTTATGTAGAAGAAGGAATGTTGCCTAATACAAGAGGCGGGTTTTCGCCGGAATCACCATTTGGGATTGGAAGTTATGGAAGTGGTGATGGTGGTGAAGTGAGGTTTCCTTGGGAGAAACCAGTGGTGGATGAAGAAGTTGAAGAGAGGACGAGTTCGAGGAAGAAGAGTAAGACTTCTATGGCGGAATTGACTCTTCCCGAGTCTGAATTGAGGAGGTTGTTGAAGTTAACTTTTATGAAGAAGCATAAGACGAGAATCGGGGGTGGTGGTGTTACTCAAGCTGCTGTTGATAAGATTCATGAGAGGTGGAAGACCTCTGAGATTGTTAGGCTTAAGTTTGAAGGTGATGCTGCACTTAACATGAAGAGGATGCATGAGATATTGGAG AAAAAAACTGGTGGTCTGGTGATTTGGAGGTCTGGCAACTCTGTTTCCTTGTACAGAGGTGTGAGCTACAAGGATCCTTCAATACAACAGAATAAACAGTTATATAGGAAAAACGAGAAATCTTTGAAGTTTCTATCAGCACCTTCGGATGATTTTGAAGTGGAGCCTTCTGAATTTACTACTGATTCTGAGACAAAAACATCGTTGGAAAAATTGGAATCTACAAATGATcagaaagaaaaagttaatcTGCCAAAAATCAGTTATGAAGATGAAGTAGACAAGTTATTGGATGGTCTAGGTCCTAGATATACAGATTGGCCTGGATGTGAGCCACTGCCTGTTGATGCGGATATGCTTCCTCCAACTGTTCCTGGTTACCAACCTCCCTTCAGAGTTCTTCCTTTCGGAGTGAGACCGACACTTGGTTTCAAGGAGGCAACTTCTCTACGAAGGATTGCTAGGGGACTCCCTCCACATTTTGCATTAG GTAGAAACAGGCAGCTACAAGGTTTAGCTGCAGCCATGATCAAATTGTGGGAAAAAAGTTCTATAGCAAAAGTTGCACTCAAACGTGGTGTGCAGCTAACTACCAGCGAGAGAATGGCAGAAGAGATCAAG AAATTGACAGGTGGCATAATACTGTCCAGAAATAAAGACTTCTTGGTCTTTTATCGAGGGAAGAATTTTTTATCACCAGATGTCACTCAAGCCTTGCTAGAGAGGGAAAAAATGGCCAAATCAATGCAGGATGAGGAGGAGCAAGCAAGATTGAGAGCGTCATCATTGATCTTACCAGCTATTAATACATCAGAGTTGTCAGCGGAGGCTGGGACTCTTGGCGAAACTTTGGATGCAGATGCAAAGTGGGGAAAGACATTGGATGAGTGTCACGAGCAAAAAGTTATGAGAGAAGTAGAACAACTACGGCATGCCAACATTGTTAGAAAGTTAGAAGAGAAGCTTTCACTT GCTGAAAGAAAGATAAGGAGAGCCGAAAGAGCCCTAATGAAGGTGGAGGTCTCTTTGAAGCCATCAGAAACCAGAGCAGACCCTGAAAGTATAACCGATGAAGAGAGATTTATGTTTCGCAAATTAGGATTGCGGATGAAAGCTTTCTTACTTCTTG GTAGACGTGGAGTTTTTGACGGTACTATCGAGAACATGCACTTGCACTGGAAGTACCGGGAACTGGTCAAGATAATTGTTAAGGCTAACAACTTtgaacatgtaaaaaaaattgcactaGCACTTGAAGCTGAGAGTGGTGGTGTTCTGGTTTCAGTTGACAAAGTTTCAAAAGGATATTCTATACTTGTTTACCGGGGAAAGGATTACCAGCGCCCTTCAATGTTGAGACCGAAGAATCTCTTGACAAAGAGAAAGGCTTTGGCACGTTCAATCGAGCTTCAACGACATGAG GCACTTTCAAGTCATATTTCAACTCTGCAAAGTAAAGTGGAGAAGTTAAGATCCGAAATT GAACAAATAGAGAAAGTAAAGGAGGAAGGAGATGAAGCATTGTATAACAGATTAGATTCGGCTTATTCTACAGATGATGATAACTCTgag GCGGAGGATGAGGAGGAAGAAGTTGAGGCATATCTTCAGAGTGACAATGATGAAAATGATAGTGAAGTTGAAAGTGATGCTATTTATTTCCAACCTGAGGAATTTGCCTCACAAAGTTGA
- the LOC11429573 gene encoding calmodulin calcium-dependent NAD kinase, with translation MEQDGIGKAIRLTHVLAASFAGLIAAAAASRYRKQESTVVTDDKIIPHVDRTESGRLEKIEKFSHYVARQIGFEDASEVPELCKLAQEYLQKSKGCDQSIFEYLGNEKDYESLYVKLVNEFEKCILSYFAFHWKQAPFVISQILKTESQHKTKLKEILLAATRKQRFERVTKNLKVTRVFSTLVEEMKVINGGVSQTKEVMVPMPLSERNPVLLFMGGGMGAGKSTVLKDILKESFWLGAASKAVVVEADAFKENDVIYKALNSRGHHDDMLQTAELVHQSSTDAASSLLVAALNKGRDVIMDGTLSWEPFVEQTIAMARNVHKHKYRMGVGYKVAADGTINENYWEQVNEGEEHQQEENSTGELHSQKPYRIELVGVVCDGYLAVIRGIRRAIMTGRAVRVNSQLQSHKRFANAFPKYCKLVDSARLYCTDAVGGPPKLIGWKDGDHNLLEDPVGIKSLKNVAGFNNEADSICELYKEPSPAMEPGSVWKDFVLSPSRPSVQKELRESIQIIEKSIRKV, from the exons ATGGAGCAAG ATGGTATTGGTAAAGCCATCCGGCTCACACATGTTCTAGCTGCCTCCTTTGCCGGTTTGATTGCCGCGGCTGCTGCCTCGCGTTACCGGAAGCAAGAGTCCACGGTGGTGACAGATGATAAGATCATTCCTCACGTTGATAGAACAGAATCTGGTCGTTTGGAAAAGATAGAAAAGTTCTCCCACTATGTTG CTAGGCAAATAGGATTTGAAGATGCAAGTGAGGTGCCAGAATTATGCAAACTTGCCCAAGAATATCTACAAAAATCCAAAGGATGTGATCAAAGCATCTTTGAATATCTTGGCAATGAAAAGGACTATGAATCTCTCTATGTCAAGTTGGTTAATGAGTTTGAGAAATGCATCCTCAGTTATTTTGCATTTCATTGGAAACAAGCTCCATTTGTTATTAGTCAG ATACTGAAAACTGAGTCTCAGCACAAAACGAAGCTGAAAGAAATTCTATTGGCAGCTACAAG GAAACAAAGGTTTGAGAGAGTAACCAAGAATCTGAAGGTGACAAGAGTGTTCTCTACTTTGGTCGAAGAGATGAAAGTAATAAATGGTGGTGTTTCTCAAACCAAAGAAGTCATGGTCCCCATGCCCCTCAGTGAGAGGAATCCAGTTCTACTGTTCATGGGTGGTGGCATGGGAGCTGGAAAGAGCACTGTTCTtaaagacattcttaaaga ATCATTTTGGTTGGGAGCAGCTTCAAAGGCAGTGGTTGTTGAGGCAGATGCTTTTAAGGAGAATGATGTTATATATAAAGCCCTTAACTCAAGGGGTCACCATGATGACATGCTTCAAACTGCTGAATTG GTGCATCAATCTTCAACTGATGCTGCATCATCTCTACTAGTGGCGGCTCTAAACAAAGGGCGAGATGTGATTATGGACGGTACCTTATCATGGGAACCTTTTGTGGAGCAGACTATTGCTATGGCAAGAAATGTTCACAAACATAAGTACAGAATGGGGGTAGGATATAAAGTAGCTGCGGATGGTACAATTAATGAAAATTACTGGGAGCAAGTGAATGAGGGAGAAGAACATCAACAAGAGGAAAATTCTACAGGGGAACTACACTCTCAAAAGCCTTACAGAATTGAGCTAGTTGGTGTGGTTTGTGATGGATATCTTGCAGTTATTAGAGGCATTAG GAGAGCTATTATGACAGGGAGGGCAGTGAGGGTGAATTCACAGTTGCAATCTCACAAAAGATTTGCTAATGCATTTCCAAAATACTGCAAACTTGTTGACAGTGCTAGGCTCTATTGCACAGATGCTGTTGGTGGTCCACCAAAG cttattgGATGGAAGGATGGTGATCACAATCTACTAGAGGATCCTGTAGGTATCAAAAGCTTGAAAAATGTAGCAGGTTTCAATAATGAAGCTGATTCCATCTGTGAACTTTACAAGGAACCTAGCCCAGCAATGGAACCTGGTTCTGTTTGGAAGGACTTTGTTCTGTCACCTTCAAGGCCAAGTGTTCAGAAAGAGTTGAGGGAATCCATTCAAATAATAGAGAAGTCCATCAGAAAAGTGTGA
- the LOC11434155 gene encoding protein SIEVE ELEMENT OCCLUSION B, which translates to MADLMKSFLHITSGNIIHNNPLIMSDIQIMGEIYSTHVHSDTKFDVESLFNIAANILRRSTYIVENVVQGNQGGLEPLDNTHPPASFTPPLCILKKINSEMSCKAPGEKIAYETTLTILKKLSNNLWVEKGVLTLSAFAIEYGEFWNLSQHLPTEPLAKSLAIMKRVPQLTKTEALKKHRNEILELNNLIKATWKVIEIIIELERLNSLHDIKKVPALALALEEFPVDVFWVIITIVTIVTQIECLTTDSNSRQKLSQFGHKISIIINKLTNHVAQCTIYIDEAEYIKLLKKLFQTPTEVMEVFKVLIFRKDAPKESIYDGSTKTLVDIEVLKKKEVFLFISTLNISQEDISILIPIYDHLKETGSQYKIVWIPVVDEWTDKLRKKFDSLKSKMPWYVLHHFAPIKGIKYIKEELHFNQKPLVVVLSPQGKILHHNAFHMIQVWGVKGFPYTEDKEKSITQELKWVVSLLVDIDIQIKWEEEKFVIIYGGKDKAWIQEFTKFATALANDTNIKQAKTSIELLSLESQKPNVVNKFWTKVESLFLTKMNNNDTTDSVKQQVEKLLSYKNETGWAIVTKGSIVIAVGHGTTVSKTVSEFDKWKEVAIKKGFEHAFNEHHKKVAPSFHLCSHLEIHKVAGKIPDFVECPDCRRRMEVFITYKCCHDEDKTY; encoded by the exons ATGGCCGACCTAATGAAATCATTTCTCCACATTACCAGTGGCAATATTATTCACAATAACCCTTTGATCATGTCTGATATACAAATTATGGGGGAGATTTATTCAACCCATGTCCATAGTGACACCAAGTTTGATGTTGAATCTCTTTTCAACATTGCTGCAAACATTCTTAGGCGTTCAACCTATATTGTTGAAAACGTTGTGCAA GGAAATCAAGGAGGTCTGGAGCCATTGGATAACACACATCCCCCTGCTAGCTTCACTCCACCGTTGtgtattttgaagaaaattaatTCTGAG ATGTCATGCAAGGCTCCGGGTGAGAAAATTGCTTACGAAACAACACTAACAATCCTGAAAAAGCTCTCAAACAATTTATGGGTTGAAAAAGGAGTGCTAACTCTTTCTGCTTTTGCTATTGAATATGGTGAGTTCTGGAATCTATCACAACATCTACCAACAGAACCACTTGCCAAATCATTAGCCATAATGAAAAGAGTGCCTCAACTCACCAAAACTGAAGCACTGAAAAAACATCGCAATGAAATTTTGGAGCTCAACAATTTGATCAAGGCAACATGGAAAGTGATTGAAATCATCATTGAGTTGGAAAGACTCAACTCACTTCATGACATCAAGAAAGTGCCAGCTCTTGCACTAGCATTGGAAGAATTCCCGGTTGATGTGTTTTGGGTTATCATCACCATTGTTACAATTGTTACTCAGATTGAATGTCTCACTACTGATTC GAATTCAAGGCAGAAGTTGTCTCAATTTGGTCATAAGATTAgcatcataatcaacaaattGACGAACCATGTGGCACAATGCACTATATATATTG ATGAAGCAGAGTATATCAAGTTACTCAAAAAGCTCTTTCAAACCCCGACTGAAGTCATGGAAGTGTTTAAAGTGCTGATTTTTCGGAAAGACGCTCCAAAAGAATCCATCTATGATGGTTCCACCAAAACACTG GTTGATATTGAAgtgttgaaaaagaaagaagtgtTCTTGTTCATTTCAACCCTAAACATTAGCCAAGAAGACATCTCCATTTTGATTCCAATTTATGACCATTTAAAGGAAACAGGAAGCCAGTACAAGATTGTGTGGATTCCCGTTGTGGATGAATGGACTGATAAGTTGAGGAAAAAATTTGATTCTTTGAAGTCAAAGATGCCTTGGTATGTTTTGCATCACTTTGCACCAATTAAAGGCATCAAGTACATAAAGGAGGAGTTGCATTTCAATCAGAAGCCTTTGGTTGTTGTGTTGAGCCCACAAGGAAAGATTCTGCATCATAATGCATTCCATATGATTCAAGTTTGGGGGGTAAAGGGTTTTCCTTACACCGAAGacaaagaaaaatcaataaCCCAGGAATTAAAGTGGGTTGTTTCCTTGTTGGTTGACATTGATATACAGATTAAATGG GAGGAGGAGAAGTTTGTTATCATTTATGGAGGTAAAGATAAGGCATGGATCCAAGAATTCACCAAGTTTGCTACTGCCCTAGCAAATGATACAAATATTAAGCAGGCAAAGACTTCAATTGAGTTGTTAAGCTTGGAGTCTCAAAAGCCAAATGTGGTTAACAAATTTTGGACAAAGGTGGAGAGTTTGTTTCTCACCAAGATGAATAATAATGATACAACAGACAGTGTAAAACAACAGGTTGAGAAATTGCTTTCGTACAAGAATGAGACAGGGTGGGCAATTGTAACCAAAGGTTCTATTGTGATTGCTGTTGGCCATGGTACTACAGTGTCGAAAACAGTGTCCGAGTTTGACAAATGGAAAGAAGTGGCAATTAAAAAGGGCTTTGAACATGCATTTAATGAACATCATAAGAAGGTTGCTCCTTCCTTTCATCTTTGCTCTCACCTTGAGATTCATAAAGTTGCTGGAAAAATCCCAGATTTTGTTGAGTGTCCAGATTGTCGTCGCAGAATGGAAGTGTTTATTACCTACAAGTGTTGCCATGATGAGGATAAGACTTATTAA